The DNA window GCTGGCTTCATTTACCATTTTGATGATCTGTGAAAGCAAGGTTTCATCACCTACCTTTTCAGCCTTCATAATAAATACCTGATTGCCGTTGATCGTTCCTGAAGAAACTTTATCATCTACACTTTTTTCAACAGGAACAGGCTCTCCGGTAATCATACTTTCGTCTACTATTGAATTTCCTTCAGTTATTTTCCCGTCCACCGGAATTTTCTCACCCGGTTTTACTTTTAGAAGATCTCCGATTTTAACCTGAGAAAGCAATACTTTCTTTTCTTCACCATTTATCATAAGATTGGCTTCGTCAGGTGAAAGATTCATTAATTCCTTGATGGCATTGCCTGTCTTTTTATGGGCTGCAGCTTCCATCAATTGTCCCAGGATAACAAGTGTCAGAATCACACAGACTGCTTCGAAGTATAATGGGATTTCATGATTATGTCCCCGGATTTCATGAGGAATAATGTCCGGGAAAGCCAACGCTACAATACTGAAAATAAATGCTGCAGCTACACCAAGAGCAATGAGACTGAACATATTGAGGTTCCATGTTTTAAAAGAAACCCAGCCTCTTTTTAATAAGAACCAACCGGAGTAAAACATCACCGGAAGTGTTAAAGCAAGCTCGATAAATCCCTGAACCTGATGAGAAAAAGGAAAATTGATAAACATTCCACCCATGGAAAGGATAAAAACCGGAACGGTAAATGCGAGGGAAATAATAAATTTCCTTTTTAATATATTATAGGTTTCATCTTCATCATCATCACCGCTGTCAGGCATTCTTACTAAATCCATTCCACAAATAGGACAGTCTCCAGGTTCATCGCGAATGATTTCAGGATGCATCGGGCAGGTGTATTTGGCTGTTTTCTTTTCAGGATATTTAACAAGATCCATCCCGCAAACCGGACAGCCTACATTTGAATCATAAGTTTTGTCTCCCTCACAATACATTGGGCAGTAATACTTACCGGCCATTTCATCAGTAACTTTGGGAGCTTCATGATGATGGCTATGGTCATGATGGTGTGAATGTGAATGTTGATGAGTTGTATCTGCATTGTTGACAAGATCTTGAGTGATTTCCTCCAGATGCATATGACAAACCGGGCAATCGCCTTTTTCTTCATAGACCTTATCACCTTCACAAAACATCGGACAATAATGTTTTCCAATATTATCTTTAAAATTCTCAGGAAGATGAGTAGAAGAGTAGGTTGGTTTATAATGAGGATCTTTCGCCAGTTTTTCTTCAATGGGAACCAGATACATATTGCACACCGGGCATCTTTCTCCCTGTTTGAAGTATACTTTATCACCCTCACATTCCATAGGACAATAATATACGGATGACGGAGATACGCGATCCTGAGGCTTTATAAAAGATTTTTCAGGAGTATTCGGATCTTCAAGTCTGTATTTTCCTATTTCTGCTAAAGCATTATTAAGTGTTGAAAGTTCTACTTTCTGATCGGAAGTGATCGTTGCAGTATTGTTTTCCAGATTGACATCGGCTTCTACACCCTGAAGACTGTTCAGTTGATTGGAAATCTTTTTCTGACAGCCTGAGCAGGTCATTCCGAGTATTTTATACTGTTGTACCATGATTCTTAAATTTATACTACAAAGTTCCAAAATGAACTTCTAAGGTTGTTATAAATTTAAGGATAATAGTTATAAAATTTAGATTGATAAGGTTAAGGGTGGGAGTGTATTAGAGTATTAGAGTGGGAGAGTTGATTATAATGTACAACTAACTCTCCGACTCTCACACCTTTCAGATAACTATAGACTGTCTAGCGGTTTTCTGTGATGATCTTTGAGTTTTTTAAATTCTGTTGGGGTAAATCCGGTCACATTACGAAATTGGGTAGATAAGTGCTGAACACTTTTATAACCAAGCTTTCCAGCAATTTCCGTTAAGTTGAACTCATTATATAAAAGAAGTTCTTTTACTTTTTCAATTTTTTGCAGGATAAAGAATTGTTCTAACGTAATGTTTTCGTTTTGTGAAAAGGTTTTTGAAAGAGAACTGTAATCTTTATGAAGCTTTGAGCTTAAAAATTCAGAAAGCAAAAAATCTTCATCAATATCCAGTTCACTGACTTTTACAATGATCAGGTTTTTTATTTTCTCAATCAATTGGTGCGCAGAATCCATAATTCTTTCAAAGCCGTTTTCGAGCAGTTGTTTTTCAATGATCTGAATCTTTTCGGCAGGGATTTCAGATTTCGTTTCTACTTCTCCTAATATAATTGAGTCGGTCTGCACACCTGTGGTATTGAAAATATTTTCAACAGCTGCAATACATCGGTTGCAGACCATATTTTTTATGAAAATTTTCATAGGCTGCCGTTTAACCTATCTTTTACAAATTCGATCTGGGTTTTACCATGAGGAGAAGGGTTTCCTTCATTATCAAGATTAACCATCACAATTTTATCAACGGTAATAATGGTCTGATGGGTCATTTTGTTTCTGACATCACACTTTAACGTAACGGAAGAGGAACCGAAATGGGTCGCCTCAATTCCGATTTCTATAATATCACCTTGTTTGGCAGAACTTACGAAATTGATTTCGGAGATGAATTTGGTAACTACTTTTGTGTTTTCTAATTGGATGATTGCATACAACGCTGCTTCTTCATCGATCCATTGAAGCAATCTTCCTCCAAAAAGAGAATGATTGGGATTTAAATCTTCTGGTTTTACCCATTTTCTGGTATGGTAGTTCATTTTTTAATAATTTGTAGTACAAATTTAAGGTTAAAAGCTGATGTTATCAAAAGAATAGTATTTA is part of the Chryseobacterium lactis genome and encodes:
- a CDS encoding heavy metal translocating P-type ATPase, producing MVQQYKILGMTCSGCQKKISNQLNSLQGVEADVNLENNTATITSDQKVELSTLNNALAEIGKYRLEDPNTPEKSFIKPQDRVSPSSVYYCPMECEGDKVYFKQGERCPVCNMYLVPIEEKLAKDPHYKPTYSSTHLPENFKDNIGKHYCPMFCEGDKVYEEKGDCPVCHMHLEEITQDLVNNADTTHQHSHSHHHDHSHHHEAPKVTDEMAGKYYCPMYCEGDKTYDSNVGCPVCGMDLVKYPEKKTAKYTCPMHPEIIRDEPGDCPICGMDLVRMPDSGDDDEDETYNILKRKFIISLAFTVPVFILSMGGMFINFPFSHQVQGFIELALTLPVMFYSGWFLLKRGWVSFKTWNLNMFSLIALGVAAAFIFSIVALAFPDIIPHEIRGHNHEIPLYFEAVCVILTLVILGQLMEAAAHKKTGNAIKELMNLSPDEANLMINGEEKKVLLSQVKIGDLLKVKPGEKIPVDGKITEGNSIVDESMITGEPVPVEKSVDDKVSSGTINGNQVFIMKAEKVGDETLLSQIIKMVNEASRSKAPIQKLTDKVSKVFVPVVILIAALTFVLWQFFGPEGKRSLFAFVNAVAVLIVACPCALGLATPMSLMVGIGKGAKNGILIKNAEALEQMNKVNVLITDKTGTLTEGKPSVEYIETVNSEDKNQILKLAYSLNQNSEHPLSNAVIKRAKEENITSEKVDQFENISGKGVKGNINGKTAYLGNESLLTSHQIQIPEDLKQKAIEVQSKAHTISYIAQDQQVLGFISFTDKIKESSKKAVTQLMSEGIDVMMMTGDNEHTAKAVADELGIKHFKANCLPEDKLNEVKKLQQQGKIVAMTGDGINDSPALAQSNVGIAMGTGTDVAIESAEITLLKGDILGVAKAKLLSEKLLKNIKENLFFAFIYNVLGVPVAAGLLYPFFGILLSPMIAAAAMSISSLSVILNSLRLNSVDLDIK
- a CDS encoding helix-turn-helix domain-containing protein translates to MKIFIKNMVCNRCIAAVENIFNTTGVQTDSIILGEVETKSEIPAEKIQIIEKQLLENGFERIMDSAHQLIEKIKNLIIVKVSELDIDEDFLLSEFLSSKLHKDYSSLSKTFSQNENITLEQFFILQKIEKVKELLLYNEFNLTEIAGKLGYKSVQHLSTQFRNVTGFTPTEFKKLKDHHRKPLDSL
- a CDS encoding acyl-CoA thioesterase, with protein sequence MNYHTRKWVKPEDLNPNHSLFGGRLLQWIDEEAALYAIIQLENTKVVTKFISEINFVSSAKQGDIIEIGIEATHFGSSSVTLKCDVRNKMTHQTIITVDKIVMVNLDNEGNPSPHGKTQIEFVKDRLNGSL